A genomic stretch from Thermomonospora umbrina includes:
- a CDS encoding TetR/AcrR family transcriptional regulator, which translates to MEEDVTLEQAVQVATRMFAGLGYDVASLDLIAEALGMPTAQLVKLTGGKRELYMMALERLTRAKYDQVRAAVDAAESERDGIHRFADAYLDFLAEHPDHLAIWSHRFSSDASDLWDVEDQYLRPMLLWGGRTLGDTVPKDIGAIPLLGIVMWCATGFASSGVLAPGHGMKQADDPETLEYFRDLLHKVIDRLLLAPAPSPSS; encoded by the coding sequence ATGGAAGAGGACGTCACGTTGGAGCAGGCCGTCCAGGTGGCGACGCGGATGTTCGCCGGGCTCGGGTACGACGTGGCGTCGCTCGACCTCATCGCCGAGGCGCTCGGCATGCCCACCGCCCAGCTCGTCAAGCTGACCGGCGGGAAGCGCGAGCTGTACATGATGGCGCTGGAACGCCTCACCAGGGCCAAGTACGACCAGGTGCGGGCCGCCGTGGACGCCGCCGAGTCCGAGCGCGACGGCATCCACCGGTTCGCGGACGCGTACCTCGACTTTCTCGCCGAGCACCCCGATCACCTGGCCATCTGGTCGCACCGCTTCAGCTCCGACGCCTCCGATCTCTGGGATGTCGAGGACCAGTACCTGCGCCCGATGCTCCTCTGGGGCGGTCGAACGCTCGGCGACACGGTGCCGAAGGACATCGGGGCGATTCCCCTGCTGGGCATCGTGATGTGGTGCGCCACCGGCTTCGCCAGCTCGGGCGTCCTCGCGCCCGGCCACGGCATGAAGCAGGCCGACGACCCGGAGACCCTGGAGTACTTCCGGGACCTCCTCCACAAGGTCATCGACCGTCTGCTGCTGGCCCCCGCCCCGTCGCCCTCGTCCTAG
- a CDS encoding ATP-binding cassette domain-containing protein produces the protein MDEPIIVAEGLHKRFGDVHALRGLDLAVRAGTVCGVLGPNGAGKTTAVRILATLADPDAGRARVAGHDVVREADRVRARIGLAGQYAAVDERLTGRENLRMFGRLHHLSRAASKRRADELLERFGLAEAADRVAGGYSGGMRRRLDLIASLIVTPQVLFLDEPTTGLDPRSRGEIWDSVRELVSDGTTVLLTTQYLDEADRLADDVVVIDHGRVIGQGTPDELKAALGDHFDVLLEDASTLSLASGVLERLTGSVPVTPAPDRLSAPAPAGLRLADVVRELDRADISIADVSLRRPTLDEVFLHLTDDPARPTPEPDTRNERAA, from the coding sequence ATGGACGAACCGATCATCGTCGCCGAGGGGCTGCACAAGCGCTTCGGCGACGTCCACGCGCTGCGCGGCCTGGACCTCGCCGTCCGGGCCGGCACCGTGTGCGGCGTGCTCGGCCCGAACGGCGCGGGAAAGACCACCGCCGTGCGCATCCTGGCGACGCTCGCCGACCCCGACGCCGGACGGGCCAGGGTGGCCGGCCACGACGTGGTGCGCGAGGCCGACCGGGTCCGCGCCCGCATCGGCCTGGCCGGGCAGTACGCCGCCGTGGACGAGCGGCTCACCGGCCGGGAGAACCTGCGCATGTTCGGGCGGCTCCACCACCTGTCGCGGGCGGCCTCCAAGCGACGCGCCGACGAGCTGCTGGAGCGCTTCGGCCTGGCCGAGGCCGCCGACCGGGTCGCCGGCGGCTACTCCGGCGGGATGCGCCGCCGGCTCGACCTGATCGCCAGCCTCATCGTCACCCCGCAGGTGCTGTTCCTGGACGAGCCGACCACGGGGCTGGACCCCCGCAGCCGCGGCGAGATCTGGGACAGCGTCCGCGAGCTCGTGTCCGACGGCACCACCGTGCTGCTGACCACCCAGTACCTGGACGAGGCCGACCGGTTGGCCGACGACGTCGTGGTGATCGACCACGGTCGCGTCATCGGCCAGGGCACGCCCGACGAGCTCAAGGCGGCGCTGGGCGACCACTTCGACGTTCTACTGGAGGACGCCTCGACGCTCTCCCTCGCCTCCGGCGTGCTGGAACGCCTGACCGGATCCGTCCCCGTCACCCCGGCCCCCGACCGGCTGTCCGCCCCGGCCCCCGCCGGGCTGCGCCTGGCCGACGTCGTCCGCGAACTCGACCGCGCCGACATCTCCATCGCCGACGTCTCGCTGCGCCGCCCCACCTTGGACGAGGTCTTCCTCCACCTGACCGACGACCCCGCCCGACCGACGCCCGAGCCCGACACCCGCAACGAGCGGGCGGCTTGA
- a CDS encoding amidohydrolase, translating into MQLDAFLARQDPQLIAFRRDLHRHPELGFAEHRTTQRIVDALTAAGLRPRVLPKGTGVICDIGPGDGPTVALRADIDALPLMDEKDVPYRSTVPGVAHACGHDVHTTMVLGTGLFLAQQAAAGLLPGRVRLLFQPAEENPGGALDVMAAGGIAGVDRVFALHCDPRIEVGQLGLRAGPITAACDKVYVRVTGPGGHTARPHLTADLVYALAKIVTELPAALSRRVDPRSSLSLVWGRVAAGSVANAIPDDGIAEGTVRCLDDDAWHKAPEMMKALLDSVAAAYDVEANLEYVRGVPPTVNEPTSVQMFRDAATQVIGPDAPVPTPQSLGGEDFGWYLESIPGALARLGVRTPGSDAEYDLHRGDFDVDESCIGVGVRVLAATALAALWDDRRPTADETVGGAVSA; encoded by the coding sequence ATGCAGCTCGACGCCTTCCTGGCCCGGCAGGACCCGCAACTGATCGCCTTCCGCCGCGACCTCCACCGGCATCCCGAGCTGGGGTTCGCCGAGCATCGCACGACCCAGCGGATCGTCGACGCGCTGACCGCCGCCGGGCTGCGCCCCCGGGTGCTGCCCAAGGGCACCGGCGTGATCTGCGACATCGGCCCCGGCGACGGCCCCACGGTGGCGTTGCGCGCCGACATCGACGCGCTGCCGCTGATGGACGAGAAGGACGTCCCGTACCGCTCCACCGTCCCGGGCGTCGCGCACGCCTGCGGGCACGACGTGCACACCACGATGGTCCTCGGCACCGGGCTGTTCCTCGCGCAGCAGGCCGCCGCCGGGCTGCTGCCGGGCCGGGTCCGGCTGCTGTTCCAGCCCGCCGAGGAGAACCCGGGCGGCGCCCTGGACGTCATGGCCGCCGGCGGCATCGCCGGCGTCGACCGGGTGTTCGCGCTGCACTGCGACCCCCGCATCGAGGTCGGGCAACTGGGCCTGCGGGCCGGGCCGATCACCGCCGCCTGCGACAAGGTGTACGTGCGGGTCACCGGACCGGGCGGGCACACCGCCCGTCCGCATCTGACCGCCGACCTGGTGTACGCGCTCGCCAAGATCGTCACCGAGCTGCCCGCCGCGCTGTCCCGCCGGGTCGACCCCCGCTCCAGCCTGTCGCTGGTGTGGGGACGGGTCGCGGCCGGGTCGGTCGCCAACGCCATCCCCGACGACGGCATCGCCGAGGGCACCGTCCGCTGCCTCGACGACGACGCCTGGCACAAGGCCCCCGAGATGATGAAGGCCCTGCTGGACTCCGTGGCCGCCGCCTACGACGTGGAGGCGAACCTGGAGTACGTGCGCGGCGTCCCCCCCACGGTCAACGAGCCCACCAGCGTCCAGATGTTCCGTGACGCCGCCACGCAGGTGATCGGCCCGGACGCCCCCGTGCCCACCCCGCAGAGCCTCGGCGGCGAGGACTTCGGCTGGTACCTGGAGTCGATCCCCGGGGCGCTGGCCCGGCTGGGCGTCCGCACCCCCGGGTCCGACGCCGAGTACGACCTGCACCGGGGCGACTTCGACGTGGACGAGAGCTGCATCGGCGTGGGTGTCCGCGTCCTGGCGGCGACCGCGCTGGCGGCGCTGTGGGACGACCGGCGCCCCACCGCCGACGAGACCGTCGGCGGCGCCGTCTCCGCGTAG
- a CDS encoding NYN domain-containing protein, with protein MKYVRTALYLDFDNVFTGLFRLDPAAAIQFASEPGVWLHRLSTTLSGHSTRRWLVLRCYLNPSGWVGHRDAEGEPARLYFSRFRPSFVRAGFEVIDCPRYNATKNGADIRIVVDAVDALSADTVYEEFVIASGDSDMTPLLQRLRRSDRRTMIVSPADTAEAFSSIADLILDSQQLLALVQGEPVDVDDEADAAVAAEFGDTPEDVEPVDQDQAYEAFRTRVVAEYEKATAPLVMATLAHELRAELGAAISATNWFGYGAFARAVGSLKLPDLQMSQHQLWDETRHSPPEITAPLVPRIELPDPVERLAALINLPRLPREWWQPIYHTLSEYVHSHTFNLTQCTSWSRDRLREQGLAVNRNTVAFIARGSTFGGCPLYTQPPPSADEIGSAFVNNVLNRTDTESFTEEELTAVRTWLGAHPEDEPDPEPELPT; from the coding sequence ATGAAGTATGTCCGGACCGCGCTCTATCTCGACTTCGACAATGTGTTCACCGGGCTTTTCCGGCTGGACCCCGCGGCGGCGATCCAGTTCGCGAGCGAGCCGGGGGTTTGGCTGCACCGGCTGTCGACGACGTTGTCCGGACATTCCACCCGCCGCTGGCTGGTCCTGCGCTGCTACCTCAATCCGTCCGGGTGGGTGGGCCATCGCGACGCCGAGGGAGAGCCCGCCCGGCTGTACTTCTCCCGGTTCAGGCCGTCGTTCGTGCGGGCCGGCTTCGAGGTGATCGACTGCCCGCGCTACAACGCCACCAAGAACGGCGCGGACATCAGGATCGTCGTGGACGCCGTCGACGCGCTGTCCGCCGACACCGTGTACGAGGAGTTCGTCATCGCCTCCGGCGACTCCGACATGACCCCGTTGCTGCAGCGCCTGCGCCGCTCCGACCGCCGCACGATGATCGTGTCCCCGGCGGACACGGCCGAGGCGTTCTCCTCGATCGCCGACCTGATCCTCGACAGTCAGCAACTGCTGGCGCTGGTCCAGGGTGAGCCGGTCGACGTCGACGACGAGGCGGACGCCGCCGTGGCCGCCGAGTTCGGCGACACTCCGGAGGACGTCGAGCCGGTCGACCAGGACCAGGCGTACGAGGCGTTCCGCACCCGGGTCGTCGCGGAGTACGAAAAGGCGACGGCGCCCTTGGTGATGGCCACCCTCGCGCACGAACTGCGCGCCGAGCTGGGTGCCGCGATCAGCGCGACCAACTGGTTCGGTTACGGCGCTTTCGCCCGTGCGGTCGGCAGTCTGAAACTGCCCGATCTGCAGATGTCACAGCACCAGTTGTGGGACGAGACCCGCCACTCTCCCCCCGAGATCACGGCCCCTCTGGTGCCGCGCATCGAGCTGCCGGATCCCGTCGAACGACTGGCCGCCCTGATCAATCTCCCGCGGCTTCCCCGAGAATGGTGGCAGCCGATCTATCACACGCTGTCCGAGTACGTCCATTCTCACACGTTCAACCTGACCCAGTGCACGAGTTGGTCCCGCGATCGGCTCCGAGAGCAGGGCCTCGCCGTCAACCGGAATACCGTCGCGTTCATCGCCCGCGGATCCACGTTCGGCGGATGCCCCCTCTACACCCAGCCACCCCCCTCGGCGGACGAGATCGGCTCGGCGTTCGTCAACAACGTCCTCAACCGCACCGACACGGAATCGTTCACCGAAGAAGAACTCACCGCCGTCCGCACCTGGCTCGGAGCCCACCCCGAAGACGAGCCGGACCCCGAGCCCGAACTCCCCACCTGA
- a CDS encoding helix-turn-helix domain-containing protein, with protein MSTNELGAFLRSRRDAITPAQVGLPGGGRRRTPGLRRAELAAVAGISVEYLTRLEQGRDRHPSLQVITALAGALRLSPDDRELLRRTAKAADGSYACMLGHTPPTLTVRPTVRALLDGIAAPALVVNRLGDVVACTPAYERTAGPLGVLDAATPNLLRFVFTDARSRTAFPDWERVADEQVLQLRAASTLTDPHASELVEELTVAAGAAFTERLQAPPGHPLYAGITRLAHPEAGELRLAFEILDLPADDGQRLVVHLPADDTTAAALDRLTGRRPGALRAVRTANA; from the coding sequence GTGAGCACCAACGAGCTGGGGGCCTTCCTTCGATCACGCCGCGATGCGATCACACCGGCGCAGGTCGGGCTGCCGGGCGGCGGCCGACGCCGTACGCCGGGACTGCGCCGGGCGGAGCTGGCGGCGGTCGCGGGGATCAGCGTGGAGTACCTGACGCGGCTGGAGCAGGGCCGAGACCGCCATCCCTCCCTTCAGGTGATCACCGCGCTCGCCGGCGCGCTGCGCCTGTCGCCCGACGACCGCGAGCTGCTGCGCCGCACCGCCAAGGCGGCCGACGGCTCCTACGCGTGCATGTTGGGGCACACGCCGCCCACCCTGACCGTACGGCCCACCGTCCGGGCTCTGCTGGACGGGATCGCGGCGCCCGCCCTGGTCGTCAACCGGCTGGGCGACGTGGTCGCGTGCACTCCCGCGTACGAGCGGACGGCCGGCCCGCTCGGCGTCCTGGACGCGGCCACGCCCAACCTGCTGCGGTTCGTGTTCACCGACGCCAGGTCCCGTACCGCCTTCCCGGACTGGGAGCGCGTCGCCGACGAGCAGGTCCTCCAGCTCCGGGCCGCCTCCACGCTCACCGACCCGCACGCCTCCGAGCTGGTCGAGGAGCTCACGGTCGCCGCCGGGGCCGCGTTCACCGAACGGCTCCAGGCCCCGCCCGGCCACCCGCTGTACGCCGGCATCACCCGGCTGGCGCATCCCGAGGCGGGCGAGCTGCGCCTGGCGTTCGAGATCCTCGACCTGCCCGCCGACGACGGGCAGCGGCTCGTCGTCCATCTGCCCGCCGACGACACGACCGCCGCCGCCCTCGACCGGCTCACCGGCCGACGGCCCGGCGCGCTGCGCGCCGTCCGCACGGCGAACGCGTGA
- a CDS encoding ABC transporter permease — protein sequence MTMATTASGTGMWGRVRWTVEDGLTLIGRELRRMRHEPGELVAALIFPAVMVLLFGYVMGSAIKVPGGGDYREFLLPGLFAMVTLTSVMGVTLRVATDASRGVMDRFRSMPMARSAVPFGHTGADVLSGVLNMTIMAVMGLLVGWQAHGGLLRTLEAFALLALLRYGLSWVGCYLGMKVKNEQTADQMVPLIFPFSMVSNSFVPTEGMPGWLQAIADWNPLSAVTAACRDLFGNPGAPTADAAWPVANPVTATLLWSALLVAVFMPLSIREYGRKGR from the coding sequence ATGACGATGGCGACGACCGCATCCGGCACGGGGATGTGGGGACGCGTGCGGTGGACGGTCGAGGACGGGCTCACGCTGATCGGTCGTGAGCTGCGGCGCATGCGGCACGAGCCGGGCGAGCTGGTGGCGGCGCTGATCTTCCCGGCGGTGATGGTGTTGCTGTTCGGGTACGTGATGGGCAGCGCGATCAAGGTGCCCGGCGGGGGCGACTACCGCGAGTTCCTGCTTCCCGGGCTGTTCGCGATGGTCACGCTCACCTCGGTGATGGGCGTGACCCTGCGGGTGGCCACGGACGCCTCGCGCGGGGTGATGGACCGGTTCCGCTCGATGCCGATGGCGCGCTCGGCGGTGCCGTTCGGGCACACCGGGGCCGACGTGCTGTCGGGCGTGCTCAACATGACGATCATGGCCGTGATGGGGCTGCTGGTCGGCTGGCAGGCGCACGGCGGCCTGCTCCGCACCCTCGAGGCGTTCGCCCTGCTGGCGCTGCTGCGGTACGGGCTGAGCTGGGTGGGCTGCTACCTCGGGATGAAGGTCAAGAACGAGCAGACGGCCGACCAGATGGTGCCTCTGATCTTCCCCTTCTCCATGGTCTCCAACTCGTTCGTGCCCACGGAGGGAATGCCCGGCTGGCTTCAGGCGATCGCCGACTGGAACCCGCTGAGCGCCGTCACCGCCGCCTGCCGCGACCTGTTCGGCAACCCGGGCGCCCCCACCGCCGACGCGGCCTGGCCGGTGGCCAACCCGGTCACCGCCACCCTGCTGTGGTCCGCCCTGCTGGTGGCCGTCTTCATGCCGCTCTCGATCCGGGAGTACGGCCGCAAGGGCCGCTGA
- a CDS encoding alpha/beta fold hydrolase, which translates to MPQITLRQGTIRYREAGVGEPIVFLHGYVMDGRLWDRVVERLAGRFRCITLDLPLGAHTIPMAPEADLGLRGLGALVAEALEALDLHDVTLVGNDSGDAIAQVVAAWHPERLARLVLTPGDCLDNCPPTPFKPLVPAARVPALVTMGIRTQRLRFMRRLPLGYGLLTNGPLPHDLITDWIRAFRGHAGVRRDTIKVTRGLNPHVTREAALRLASFTKPTLLAFAPDDRLFPFAHAELLAAILPNARVERIEDSLTWVMLDQPERTARLIRDFVLATPGTSDTPDAAAGVRT; encoded by the coding sequence ATGCCGCAGATCACGCTGCGTCAGGGCACGATCCGCTACCGGGAGGCCGGGGTCGGGGAGCCGATCGTGTTCCTGCACGGTTATGTCATGGACGGCCGGCTCTGGGACCGGGTCGTGGAGCGGTTGGCGGGCCGGTTCCGGTGCATCACGCTGGACCTGCCGCTCGGGGCGCACACGATCCCGATGGCCCCGGAGGCCGATCTCGGTCTGCGCGGCTTGGGGGCGCTCGTCGCCGAGGCCCTGGAGGCGCTCGACCTGCACGACGTCACGCTGGTCGGCAACGACAGCGGCGACGCCATCGCCCAAGTGGTGGCGGCATGGCACCCGGAGCGGCTGGCGCGGCTGGTCCTGACGCCGGGCGACTGCCTCGACAACTGCCCGCCGACGCCGTTCAAGCCCCTGGTGCCCGCCGCCCGGGTGCCGGCGCTGGTCACGATGGGGATCCGGACGCAGCGGCTGCGGTTCATGCGCAGACTGCCGTTGGGCTACGGACTGCTCACCAACGGGCCGCTGCCGCACGACCTGATCACCGACTGGATCAGGGCGTTCCGCGGCCATGCGGGGGTGCGTCGCGACACCATCAAGGTCACCCGAGGTCTGAACCCGCACGTCACCCGGGAGGCGGCGCTCCGGCTGGCGTCGTTCACCAAGCCGACGCTGCTGGCCTTCGCCCCGGACGACCGGCTCTTCCCGTTCGCGCACGCCGAGCTGTTGGCCGCCATCCTCCCGAACGCCCGGGTCGAACGGATCGAGGACAGCCTCACCTGGGTCATGCTCGACCAGCCCGAACGCACCGCCCGGCTCATCCGCGACTTCGTCCTGGCCACCCCCGGCACCTCCGACACACCCGACGCCGCCGCCGGAGTGCGGACGTGA
- a CDS encoding nuclear transport factor 2 family protein produces MIAARVVEDFVDRFARAWAHGGSAAMLTEFAPAVRPDSRFVQPLEKALVGPDDLRAFFGRVYTLIPDLRGRVVRWAAHDDGVMIELELYGTLGGRPVRWSGCDRILLDAEGRIVERRAYFDPSPLVLTVLRRPRAWRSWWASGLAVPGR; encoded by the coding sequence GTGATCGCGGCACGGGTCGTGGAGGACTTCGTCGACCGGTTCGCGCGGGCCTGGGCCCACGGCGGGTCGGCGGCGATGCTGACCGAGTTCGCCCCGGCCGTGCGACCGGACTCCCGGTTCGTCCAGCCGCTGGAGAAGGCCCTCGTCGGCCCGGACGACCTCCGCGCGTTCTTCGGCCGCGTCTACACCCTGATCCCCGACCTGCGCGGACGCGTGGTGCGCTGGGCCGCCCACGACGACGGAGTGATGATCGAGCTCGAGCTGTACGGGACGCTCGGGGGTCGACCCGTCAGGTGGAGCGGCTGCGACCGGATCCTGCTCGACGCCGAAGGTCGGATCGTCGAACGCCGGGCCTACTTCGACCCGTCGCCCCTGGTCCTGACGGTGCTCCGGCGTCCCCGCGCCTGGCGGAGTTGGTGGGCGTCCGGCCTCGCCGTTCCCGGGCGCTGA
- a CDS encoding histidine phosphatase family protein, with protein MTLFYLVQHAQKEPGPGDPGLTELGLRQAERTAEWLRGVDPAAVFSSPLRRALRTAEFIADAAGVAVRTDDRLRERMNWDGDQPLDGFLDDWAAAVADRDFVPANGESSRRAGERFRAFLVEHAREAGPIVVCTHGGVTVDLLRTLMGDGALAPELLCLGVPACAITTLRGLSPVSIASMAHLERPAASQ; from the coding sequence GTGACCCTCTTCTACCTGGTTCAGCATGCGCAGAAGGAACCCGGTCCCGGCGATCCGGGACTGACGGAGCTCGGGCTCCGACAGGCGGAGCGCACCGCCGAGTGGCTGCGGGGCGTCGACCCCGCCGCCGTGTTCAGCAGCCCGCTCCGGCGCGCCCTGCGGACGGCGGAGTTCATCGCCGACGCGGCCGGTGTCGCGGTCCGAACGGACGACCGCCTGCGGGAGCGGATGAACTGGGACGGGGACCAGCCGCTCGACGGCTTCCTGGACGACTGGGCCGCGGCGGTCGCCGACCGCGACTTCGTTCCCGCGAACGGCGAGTCGTCCCGGCGGGCGGGCGAGCGGTTCCGCGCGTTCCTCGTGGAGCACGCCAGGGAGGCCGGTCCGATCGTGGTCTGCACCCATGGCGGGGTGACCGTGGACCTGCTACGCACCCTGATGGGCGACGGGGCCCTGGCGCCCGAACTGCTGTGCCTGGGCGTCCCGGCGTGCGCGATCACCACCCTGCGCGGTCTGTCGCCGGTGAGCATCGCCTCGATGGCGCATCTGGAACGGCCCGCCGCGTCCCAATGA
- a CDS encoding NAD(P)-dependent oxidoreductase, translating to MKLTIVAATGGTGRALLDQALAAGHDVTAVARNPRDLPPEANVVKADMTTVDPADLAPAVLGADAVLSCLGPRGKADHGVCAAGTGRIVEAMKATGARRLIVISSESMTTVPSPGNPNPPRHDPGEGFLLRHVVGPPARRFFLRDVYADLGVMEDLVRASGLDWTIARPALLVDKPLTGVYRTAVDRKPRGGFRISYADLGHFMLRCLQDEDTVGKAISLNY from the coding sequence ATGAAACTCACCATCGTCGCGGCCACCGGCGGCACCGGCCGGGCCCTCCTCGACCAGGCCCTCGCGGCGGGCCATGACGTCACCGCCGTGGCCCGCAACCCCCGGGACCTGCCTCCGGAGGCGAACGTCGTCAAGGCGGACATGACCACCGTGGACCCGGCCGACCTCGCGCCCGCCGTCCTGGGCGCCGACGCCGTCCTGTCCTGCCTCGGGCCGCGCGGCAAGGCCGACCACGGGGTCTGCGCGGCGGGCACCGGCCGGATCGTCGAGGCGATGAAGGCGACGGGCGCCCGCCGCCTCATCGTCATCAGCTCGGAGTCGATGACCACCGTGCCGTCGCCGGGCAACCCGAACCCGCCCAGGCACGACCCGGGTGAGGGCTTCCTCCTGCGCCACGTGGTGGGACCGCCCGCCAGACGGTTCTTCCTCCGCGACGTCTACGCCGACCTCGGCGTCATGGAGGATCTCGTCCGCGCCAGCGGGCTGGACTGGACGATCGCCCGCCCGGCCCTCCTGGTCGACAAGCCCCTCACCGGCGTCTACCGAACGGCCGTGGACCGCAAGCCCCGGGGCGGCTTCCGCATCTCCTACGCCGACCTCGGCCACTTCATGCTGCGGTGCCTTCAGGACGAGGACACGGTGGGGAAGGCCATCTCGCTGAACTACTAG
- a CDS encoding TetR/AcrR family transcriptional regulator — MGDTPDIIWLRPERPARGPRPAYSRAQIIEAAVRVADAEGLEAASMRRVAVEIGAGTMSLYRYVPRREDLIELMIDHVHGELDLPDRPTGDWRADLTLLAERLRAMSVRHSWLVRLPNVGLVFGPNMLRIVEFGIGTLDGRGLPIDEVIVLAGIFRGYVDGFVRDEVTWMENERRTGQTYEELMATAAPYVWHLLDSGDHPTFRKIVVEARQPHMDVDARFAYGLERVLDAIAASLPDDTARPLDLPTSGPAAARPCDQG, encoded by the coding sequence GTGGGCGACACGCCCGACATCATCTGGTTGCGTCCGGAACGTCCGGCCCGTGGGCCGCGCCCCGCCTACAGCCGTGCGCAGATCATCGAGGCCGCCGTCCGGGTCGCCGACGCGGAGGGGCTGGAGGCCGCCTCGATGCGCCGGGTCGCGGTCGAGATCGGCGCGGGCACCATGTCGCTGTACCGCTACGTGCCCCGGCGCGAGGACCTGATCGAGCTGATGATCGACCACGTCCACGGGGAGCTGGACCTGCCCGACCGGCCCACCGGCGACTGGCGGGCCGACCTCACCCTGCTGGCGGAACGGCTGCGGGCGATGTCGGTCCGCCACTCATGGCTGGTCCGACTGCCCAACGTCGGCCTCGTGTTCGGCCCGAACATGCTGCGCATCGTGGAGTTCGGCATCGGGACCCTGGACGGTCGCGGCCTGCCCATCGACGAGGTCATCGTGCTGGCCGGCATCTTCCGCGGCTATGTGGACGGCTTCGTCCGCGACGAGGTCACCTGGATGGAGAACGAGCGCCGCACCGGGCAGACCTACGAGGAGTTGATGGCCACCGCCGCGCCGTACGTCTGGCACCTGCTCGACAGCGGCGACCACCCGACCTTCCGCAAGATCGTCGTGGAGGCCCGGCAGCCCCACATGGACGTCGACGCCCGGTTCGCCTACGGGCTGGAACGGGTCCTGGACGCCATCGCCGCGAGCCTCCCCGACGACACCGCCCGCCCGTTGGACCTCCCGACCTCGGGCCCGGCGGCCGCGCGCCCTTGCGACCAGGGCTGA
- a CDS encoding SDR family NAD(P)-dependent oxidoreductase — translation MDMGLNGRTVIVTGGAGGIGRHISEGFAAEGAHVVVAYKSSPDKAERVAKGIEQNGGRALTAPFALDDPESAGALVAAALDWSGRIDVLINNAVSWGGTAPSGNGGYEDVPDDDWQGMVRANIEGAIRLSRAVTPAMRERRWGRMVHISSALAVVGGAGTEYYAASKAALHGFSRSAAFSLGKDGDILSNVVMPGLTRTETNAHIADEHSDHYSALSPLGRLLDAAEVANSVVYLGSAANTGITGQAIMVSGGV, via the coding sequence ATGGACATGGGACTGAACGGCCGCACCGTCATCGTGACCGGAGGCGCCGGCGGGATCGGCAGGCACATCTCCGAAGGTTTCGCCGCCGAGGGCGCGCACGTGGTCGTCGCCTACAAGTCGTCGCCGGACAAGGCCGAACGGGTCGCCAAGGGGATCGAGCAGAACGGCGGACGCGCGCTGACCGCCCCGTTCGCGCTCGACGACCCGGAGTCGGCGGGCGCGCTGGTCGCCGCCGCGCTCGACTGGTCCGGCCGGATCGACGTGCTGATCAACAACGCGGTGTCCTGGGGCGGCACCGCCCCGTCCGGGAACGGCGGCTACGAGGACGTCCCCGACGACGATTGGCAGGGGATGGTGCGGGCCAACATCGAGGGCGCGATCCGGCTGAGCCGCGCCGTCACACCCGCGATGCGCGAGCGCCGCTGGGGCCGCATGGTCCACATCTCCTCGGCCCTGGCCGTCGTCGGCGGCGCGGGCACGGAGTACTACGCCGCGAGCAAGGCGGCCCTGCACGGGTTCAGCCGCTCGGCGGCGTTCAGTCTGGGCAAGGACGGCGACATCCTGTCCAACGTGGTGATGCCGGGCCTCACCCGGACCGAGACCAACGCCCACATCGCGGACGAGCACAGCGACCACTACAGCGCGCTGTCCCCTCTCGGCCGCCTGCTGGACGCCGCCGAGGTCGCGAACTCCGTCGTCTACCTCGGCTCGGCCGCCAACACGGGCATCACCGGCCAGGCGATCATGGTCAGCGGCGGCGTCTGA